Proteins from a genomic interval of Eriocheir sinensis breed Jianghai 21 unplaced genomic scaffold, ASM2467909v1 Scaffold690, whole genome shotgun sequence:
- the LOC126993855 gene encoding uncharacterized protein LOC126993855, with amino-acid sequence MKGPAFTAMVMAVVVMGGVQTQPPIDPNVYWFEFYSNVTADACRDKQTLCHSNAARCSVIMGPGRMDTEEEVAPLRTNLTMCAAEVGVTDADFSTFTLSM; translated from the exons ATGAAGGGCCCGGCGTTCACAgcgatggtgatggcggtggtggtgatgggaggcgTGCAGACACAACCCCCAATCGACCCCAACGTCTACTGGTTCGAATTCTACAGTAACGTTA CCGCTGACGCGTGCCGCGACAAGCAGACCCTGTGTCACTCCAACGCCGCCCGCTGCTCCGTCATCATGGGGCCCGGGAGGATGGACACGGAGGAGGAAGTCGCCCCCTTGAGGACCAACTTGACAATGTGTGCCGCGGAGGTCGGGGTTACTGACGCTGACTTCTCCACCTTCACTCTCAGTAtgtga